One genomic segment of Hydrogenispora ethanolica includes these proteins:
- a CDS encoding carbohydrate ABC transporter permease: MEQEQSYLRAFCNYAYIIGMTALAIVPFLWVILTSLKPEAEIFDPARLWPSVLYLQHYLAVWFNADFFRYFLNSALVALASTFICLVCSVTAAYGFTRFKIRGGNKILLAVLFTQMFPAVLLVLPYYILMKRLNLNNTLAGLVIVYTSFVLPFCIWNIKNFFATLPWELEESAFVDGCNRFQAIVKAILPIAKPGIAATAILAFIRSWDEFMYANTFINTKELRTVQLGLQSFIGEYTTEWGKLMAGAVISCVPVMLFFGFIQQNLVQGLAAGSVKG; this comes from the coding sequence ACAAGAGCAGAGCTACCTGAGAGCGTTTTGCAATTATGCCTATATCATCGGAATGACCGCCCTGGCGATCGTGCCGTTTCTATGGGTGATCCTGACCTCGCTGAAGCCGGAGGCCGAGATCTTCGACCCGGCCCGGCTCTGGCCGTCCGTGCTGTATCTCCAGCACTATCTGGCGGTCTGGTTCAACGCCGATTTTTTCCGCTACTTTCTGAACAGCGCCCTGGTCGCCCTGGCATCGACCTTCATCTGCCTGGTCTGCTCGGTGACGGCGGCCTACGGCTTCACCCGTTTCAAGATCCGGGGCGGCAACAAGATCCTGCTGGCGGTGCTCTTCACCCAGATGTTCCCCGCCGTCCTGCTGGTATTGCCCTATTACATCCTGATGAAACGGCTGAATCTGAACAATACCCTGGCGGGGCTGGTCATCGTCTATACCTCCTTCGTCCTGCCGTTCTGCATCTGGAATATCAAGAATTTCTTCGCCACGCTCCCCTGGGAGCTGGAGGAGTCGGCCTTTGTGGACGGCTGCAACCGTTTCCAGGCCATCGTCAAGGCCATCCTGCCCATCGCCAAGCCGGGGATCGCCGCCACCGCCATCCTGGCCTTCATCCGCTCCTGGGATGAGTTCATGTACGCCAACACCTTCATCAACACCAAGGAATTGCGAACGGTTCAGCTGGGCCTGCAGTCCTTCATCGGCGAGTACACCACCGAATGGGGGAAACTGATGGCCGGGGCGGTCATCAGCTGCGTGCCGGTGATGCTGTTCTTCGGCTTCATCCAGCAGAATCTGGTCCAGGGCCTGGCGGCCGGCTCGGTCAAGGGCTGA